One region of Trinickia violacea genomic DNA includes:
- the thrC gene encoding threonine synthase: MNYISTRGAGIGERHTFSDILLGGLAKDGGLYLPAEYPRVSADELARWRTLSYADLAFEVLSKFSDDIPAEDLRALTRRTYTAEVYCNVRSSESAAQITPLKPLGVESGAQLSLLELSNGPTLAFKDMAMQLLGNLFEYTLGKTRQTLNILGATSGDTGSAAEYAMRGKKGVRVFMLSPNQKMSAFQTAQMYSLQDPNIFNIAVEGVFDDCQDIVKAVSNDHAFKANYKIGTVNSINWARVVAQVVYYFKGYFAATQSNDERVSFTVPSGNFGNVCAGHIARMMGLPIEKLVVATNENDVLDEFFTSGIYRVRGSAETYHTSSPSMDISKASNFERFVFDLLGRDPKRVLQLFRDVEEKGGFDLAASGDFARVREFGFVSGSSTHADRVEAIRDVYQRYNTMIDTHTADGLKVAREHLQAGIPMIVLETAQPLKFGETIREALAREPERPAAFAGLEALPQRFEVLPADAQQIKEFIAANVRD, translated from the coding sequence ATGAATTACATCTCCACGCGCGGCGCCGGCATCGGCGAGCGCCATACGTTCTCCGACATTCTCCTCGGCGGTCTCGCGAAGGATGGCGGCCTGTATCTGCCCGCCGAATATCCGCGCGTATCGGCCGACGAACTCGCGCGCTGGCGCACGCTCTCGTACGCGGATCTGGCGTTCGAGGTGTTGTCGAAATTCAGCGACGACATCCCGGCCGAAGATCTGCGGGCGCTCACGCGCCGCACCTATACCGCCGAGGTCTATTGCAACGTGCGCAGCAGCGAGAGCGCTGCGCAGATCACGCCGCTCAAGCCGCTCGGCGTCGAGTCGGGCGCGCAGTTGTCCTTGCTGGAGCTGTCGAACGGTCCGACGCTCGCGTTCAAGGACATGGCGATGCAGCTGCTCGGCAACCTGTTCGAGTACACGCTCGGCAAGACCCGCCAGACGCTGAACATCCTCGGCGCGACTTCGGGCGATACCGGCAGCGCCGCCGAGTACGCGATGCGCGGCAAGAAGGGCGTCCGCGTCTTCATGCTGTCGCCGAACCAGAAGATGAGCGCGTTTCAGACCGCGCAGATGTACAGCCTGCAAGACCCGAACATCTTCAACATCGCAGTGGAAGGCGTGTTCGACGACTGCCAGGACATCGTGAAGGCCGTCTCGAACGACCACGCGTTCAAGGCGAACTACAAGATCGGCACGGTCAATTCGATCAACTGGGCGCGCGTCGTCGCGCAGGTCGTCTATTACTTCAAGGGCTATTTCGCGGCCACCCAGAGCAACGACGAGCGCGTGTCGTTCACGGTGCCGTCGGGCAATTTCGGCAACGTCTGCGCGGGCCACATCGCGCGCATGATGGGCCTGCCGATCGAAAAGCTCGTCGTCGCGACCAACGAGAACGACGTGCTCGACGAGTTCTTCACGAGCGGCATCTACCGCGTGCGCGGTTCGGCCGAGACCTATCACACGAGCAGCCCGAGCATGGATATTTCGAAGGCGTCGAACTTCGAGCGCTTCGTGTTCGATCTGCTCGGCCGCGATCCGAAGCGCGTCCTGCAACTGTTCCGCGATGTCGAGGAGAAGGGCGGCTTCGATCTCGCGGCGAGCGGCGATTTCGCGCGCGTGCGGGAGTTCGGCTTCGTATCGGGCAGCAGCACGCACGCGGACCGCGTCGAGGCGATCCGCGACGTCTATCAGCGCTACAACACGATGATCGACACGCATACCGCCGACGGTCTGAAGGTCGCGCGCGAGCATCTGCAAGCGGGCATTCCGATGATCGTGCTCGAGACGGCGCAGCCGCTCAAATTCGGCGAAACGATCCGCGAGGCGCTGGCGCGCGAGCCGGAGCGGCCCGCCGCGTTTGCCGGGCTGGAAGCGTTGCCGCAGCGGTTCGAAGTGCTGCCGGCCGATGCCCAGCAGATCAAAGAGTTCATCGCCGCGAACGTGCGCGACTGA
- a CDS encoding homoserine dehydrogenase: protein MEPIKVGLLGFGTVGSGTFTVLRRNQEEIKRRAGRGIEVARIAVRNPAKARAALNDDALSALVTDNFEAVVDDPSIGIVAEMIGGTTIARDLVLRAIANGKHVVTANKALLAVHGTEIFEAARAKGVMVAFEAAVAGGIPIIKALREGLTANRIQYIAGIINGTTNYILSEMRERGLDFATALKGAQELGYAEADPTFDIEGVDAAHKVTIMSAIAFGVPVQFDRAYIEGISKLAAIDIKYAEDLGYRIKLLGITRRTERGIELRVHPTLIPAKRLLANVEGAMNAVVVHGDAVGSTLYYGKGAGAEPTASAVVADLVDVTRLHTADPEHRVPHLAFQPDSLSNTPILPIDEVTSGYYLRLRVADVTGVLADITRILATSGISIDALLQKESQEVDGGGETDIIIITHETLEKNVNAAIDQIEALSTVISKVTKLRMEALN from the coding sequence ATGGAACCGATCAAAGTTGGCCTGTTGGGCTTCGGCACGGTGGGCAGCGGCACCTTTACGGTACTGCGCCGCAACCAGGAAGAAATCAAACGTCGCGCGGGCCGCGGCATCGAGGTTGCGCGCATTGCCGTGCGCAATCCGGCCAAGGCGCGCGCCGCGTTGAACGATGATGCGCTGTCCGCGCTCGTCACCGACAACTTCGAGGCCGTCGTCGACGATCCGTCGATCGGCATCGTCGCCGAAATGATCGGCGGCACGACGATCGCGCGCGATCTCGTGCTGCGCGCGATTGCGAACGGCAAGCACGTCGTGACGGCCAACAAGGCGCTCCTCGCCGTGCACGGCACCGAGATCTTCGAGGCGGCGCGCGCGAAGGGCGTGATGGTGGCGTTCGAAGCGGCGGTGGCGGGCGGCATTCCGATCATCAAGGCGCTGCGCGAAGGGCTCACGGCCAACCGCATTCAGTACATCGCGGGCATCATCAACGGCACGACAAACTACATCCTGTCGGAGATGCGCGAGCGCGGGCTCGATTTCGCCACCGCATTGAAGGGCGCGCAGGAGCTGGGCTACGCGGAAGCCGATCCGACCTTCGATATCGAAGGCGTCGACGCCGCGCATAAGGTCACGATCATGAGCGCGATCGCGTTCGGCGTGCCGGTGCAGTTCGACCGCGCGTATATCGAAGGCATCAGCAAGCTGGCCGCGATCGATATCAAATATGCCGAAGACCTCGGCTATCGCATCAAGCTGCTCGGCATCACGCGCCGCACCGAGCGCGGCATCGAGCTGCGCGTGCATCCCACGCTGATTCCGGCCAAGCGCCTGCTCGCGAACGTCGAAGGCGCGATGAACGCGGTCGTCGTGCACGGCGACGCCGTCGGTTCGACGCTGTACTACGGCAAGGGCGCGGGTGCGGAGCCGACGGCGTCCGCCGTCGTCGCCGATCTCGTCGACGTGACGCGCCTGCATACGGCGGATCCGGAACATCGCGTGCCGCATCTCGCGTTCCAGCCCGATAGCCTGTCGAACACGCCGATCCTGCCGATCGACGAAGTGACGAGCGGCTACTACCTGCGTCTGCGCGTGGCCGACGTGACCGGGGTACTCGCCGACATCACGCGCATCCTCGCCACTTCGGGCATCTCGATCGATGCGCTGCTCCAGAAGGAGTCGCAAGAGGTGGACGGCGGCGGCGAGACCGACATCATCATCATCACGCACGAAACGCTCGAGAAGAACGTGAACGCGGCGATCGACCAGATCGAAGCGCTCTCGACGGTCATCTCGAAGGTCACCAAGCTGCGCATGGAAGCGCTGAACTAG
- a CDS encoding pyridoxal phosphate-dependent aminotransferase gives MPAVKPILKSNKLLNVCYDIRGPVLEHAKRLEEDGHRIIKLNIGNLAPFGFDAPDEIIQDMIRNLPVSSGYSDSKGVFAARKAIMHYTQQKGVQGVELDDIYIGNGASELIVMATQGLLNDGDEVLLPAPDYPLWTAAVSLSGGTPVHYLCDESNAWMPDLDDIRAKITPNTRALVIINPNNPTGALYSDELLLDLIEAARQHGLVIFADEVYDKIVYDGKKHTSVAALSEDVLTVTFNSLSKSYRSCGYRAGWMFVSGLTGDNRRRAKDYFEGLGILASMRLCPNVPGQYAIQTALGGYQSINDLIVPTGRLYKQRQIAYDMLTSIPGVTCVKPEAALYMFPRLDPKMYPIENDQQFILDLLLEERVLLVQGTGFNWPKPDHFRVVFLPNADDLADSINRIARFLDGYRKRHAV, from the coding sequence GTGCCCGCCGTGAAACCGATTCTGAAATCGAACAAGCTGCTAAACGTCTGCTACGACATCCGCGGGCCCGTGCTCGAGCACGCCAAGCGTCTCGAGGAGGACGGCCACCGCATCATCAAGCTGAATATCGGCAACCTCGCGCCGTTCGGCTTTGACGCGCCGGACGAGATCATTCAGGACATGATCCGCAATCTGCCGGTTTCGTCGGGCTATTCGGATTCGAAGGGCGTGTTCGCGGCGCGCAAGGCGATCATGCACTACACGCAGCAAAAGGGCGTGCAGGGCGTCGAGCTCGACGACATCTACATCGGCAATGGCGCGTCCGAGCTGATCGTGATGGCCACCCAGGGCCTCTTGAACGACGGCGACGAAGTGCTGCTGCCGGCGCCCGACTACCCGCTGTGGACGGCCGCCGTGAGCCTGTCGGGCGGCACGCCCGTGCATTATCTGTGCGACGAGTCGAACGCCTGGATGCCCGATCTCGACGACATCCGCGCGAAGATCACGCCGAACACGCGCGCGCTCGTCATCATCAACCCGAACAATCCGACCGGCGCGCTGTATTCCGACGAGCTGCTGCTCGACCTGATCGAAGCCGCGCGCCAGCACGGCCTCGTGATCTTCGCCGACGAGGTCTACGACAAGATCGTCTACGACGGGAAGAAGCACACGTCGGTAGCGGCGCTGTCGGAAGACGTGCTGACGGTCACCTTCAATAGCCTGTCGAAAAGCTACCGCTCGTGCGGTTACCGCGCCGGCTGGATGTTCGTCTCGGGGCTGACCGGCGACAACCGCCGCCGCGCGAAAGACTATTTCGAGGGCCTCGGCATCCTTGCGTCGATGCGCCTGTGCCCGAACGTGCCGGGACAGTACGCGATCCAGACGGCGCTCGGCGGCTATCAGAGCATCAACGATCTGATCGTGCCCACGGGCCGCCTCTATAAGCAGCGCCAGATCGCGTACGACATGCTGACGTCGATCCCGGGCGTGACCTGCGTGAAGCCGGAAGCCGCGCTGTATATGTTCCCGCGCCTCGATCCGAAGATGTATCCGATCGAAAACGACCAGCAGTTCATCCTCGATTTGCTGCTCGAGGAGCGCGTGCTGCTCGTGCAGGGCACGGGCTTCAACTGGCCGAAGCCGGATCATTTCCGCGTCGTGTTCCTGCCGAACGCGGACGATCTCGCCGATTCGATCAACCGCATCGCCCGGTTCCTCGATGGCTACCGGAAACGGCATGCCGTTTGA
- a CDS encoding EamA family transporter translates to MNPISLFCILTGVALNAGAQLLLKAGVNAVGHFDFTRANILPIGFKLATQLPIIGGLACYVVSVGVWIVGLSRVDVSIAYPMLSLGYVVNAFAAWYLFGEVLTVQRLVGIGIILIGVFVLARS, encoded by the coding sequence ATGAATCCGATCTCGCTCTTTTGCATCCTGACCGGCGTGGCGCTGAACGCCGGCGCGCAATTGCTTCTCAAAGCGGGGGTGAATGCCGTTGGACACTTCGATTTCACCCGTGCGAACATTCTGCCCATCGGGTTCAAGCTCGCCACGCAATTGCCGATCATCGGCGGCCTCGCTTGCTACGTGGTGAGCGTGGGCGTGTGGATCGTCGGGCTATCGCGGGTGGACGTGTCGATTGCGTATCCGATGCTCTCGCTCGGCTACGTCGTCAACGCGTTCGCCGCCTGGTATTTGTTCGGCGAGGTGCTGACGGTGCAGCGACTCGTCGGCATCGGCATCATCCTGATCGGCGTGTTCGTGCTGGCGCGCAGTTGA
- a CDS encoding glycosyltransferase family 39 protein yields the protein MNDTPTRLPLNRTALLFLILALALVWFVPLGWRHLVPSDEGRYAEMAREMLVTGDWITPRYNGYKYFEKPPLQTWANALTFAWFGLGEWQARLYTALTGFAGVLLVGYTGARVFNAAAGLAAAVILACSPYWNLMGHFNTLDMALSFWMALSLCSLLLAQRPGLPKGQVRLWMWACWASMALAVLSKGLIGLILPGAVLVLYTLIARDWAIWKRLYLGSGLILFFAITTPWFVLVQMRNPEFFNFFFIVQQFARYLTPEQNRPGPFYYFAVVILVGFLPWLSIGWQSLRHALRLPRQPNGFAPATMLLIWSGFIFLFFSASHSKLISYVLPIAPALALMLGMYLTSLDRDTLRRHWIGYAVFLVIAALGTIFLGTQGDARTPNALYREYQVWVWAAIGVAFVLTLAAIALTRRKPSGVMPAAIAFGAAWLMLGTIAGTGHEVFGRQSSGVDLALAAKAALAKLPPDTPFYSVGVLDHTVPFYVGHTMIMVENADELRFGVTEEPQKWVPTIAEWETRWKADKYALALIPMDRYKALAADHLPMQVIAQDTRRVIVGKPAAEKPVASTQP from the coding sequence ATGAACGATACGCCTACCCGGCTACCGCTCAATCGCACCGCCCTGCTGTTCCTCATTCTCGCGCTCGCCCTCGTGTGGTTCGTCCCGCTCGGCTGGCGCCATCTCGTCCCGAGCGACGAAGGCCGCTACGCCGAAATGGCGCGCGAAATGCTCGTTACCGGCGACTGGATCACGCCCCGCTACAACGGCTACAAGTATTTCGAGAAGCCGCCGCTGCAAACCTGGGCCAACGCGCTCACGTTCGCGTGGTTCGGCCTCGGCGAATGGCAGGCGCGGCTCTACACCGCGCTGACCGGCTTTGCGGGCGTGCTGCTCGTCGGCTACACGGGCGCGCGCGTCTTCAACGCGGCCGCCGGCCTCGCCGCCGCCGTCATTCTCGCGTGCTCGCCGTACTGGAACCTGATGGGCCACTTCAATACGCTCGACATGGCCCTGTCGTTCTGGATGGCGCTCTCGCTGTGCTCGCTCCTGCTCGCGCAGCGGCCGGGGCTGCCGAAAGGCCAGGTAAGACTTTGGATGTGGGCGTGCTGGGCGTCGATGGCGCTCGCGGTGCTCTCCAAGGGGCTCATCGGCCTGATCCTGCCGGGCGCGGTGCTCGTTCTCTACACGCTGATCGCGCGCGATTGGGCGATCTGGAAACGTCTGTATCTGGGAAGCGGTCTCATCCTCTTCTTTGCAATCACGACCCCGTGGTTCGTGCTCGTGCAGATGCGCAACCCGGAGTTCTTCAACTTCTTCTTCATCGTGCAGCAGTTCGCGCGCTACCTGACGCCCGAGCAGAACCGTCCCGGCCCGTTCTACTACTTCGCCGTCGTGATTCTGGTGGGCTTCCTGCCGTGGCTGTCGATCGGCTGGCAGAGCCTGCGCCACGCACTGCGGCTGCCGCGGCAACCCAACGGCTTTGCCCCGGCGACGATGCTGCTCATCTGGTCGGGTTTCATCTTCCTGTTCTTCAGCGCATCGCATTCGAAGCTGATTTCGTACGTGCTGCCGATCGCGCCGGCGCTCGCGCTGATGCTCGGGATGTACCTGACGTCGCTCGATCGCGACACGTTGCGCCGACACTGGATCGGCTACGCGGTCTTCCTCGTGATCGCCGCGCTCGGGACGATCTTCCTCGGCACGCAGGGCGACGCGCGCACGCCGAATGCGCTCTATCGCGAGTATCAGGTGTGGGTCTGGGCAGCGATCGGCGTCGCGTTCGTGCTGACGCTCGCCGCGATCGCGCTGACGCGGCGCAAGCCATCCGGCGTGATGCCGGCGGCGATCGCGTTCGGCGCGGCCTGGCTCATGCTCGGCACGATCGCCGGCACCGGCCACGAGGTGTTCGGCCGCCAGAGCTCGGGCGTGGATCTCGCACTGGCGGCCAAGGCGGCGCTCGCGAAGCTGCCGCCCGACACACCGTTCTATTCGGTTGGCGTGCTCGACCATACGGTGCCGTTCTACGTCGGCCATACGATGATCATGGTCGAGAATGCCGACGAACTGCGCTTTGGCGTCACGGAAGAACCGCAGAAATGGGTGCCGACCATCGCCGAATGGGAAACGCGCTGGAAGGCCGACAAATATGCACTTGCGCTGATTCCGATGGACCGCTATAAAGCGCTCGCCGCCGATCATCTGCCGATGCAGGTGATCGCTCAGGACACGCGGCGCGTCATCGTCGGTAAGCCCGCCGCCGAAAAACCCGTCGCCTCGACGCAACCTTGA
- a CDS encoding Mth938-like domain-containing protein — MKLHQDSSGALNTVTGYGAGYVEINLQRYEGSIIVMPEGPVIPWPVSSFDALTLEHFEYLIAPAPEVVVFGSGSRLRFPHPRLTAALAAKRIGVESMDFMAACRTYNILMAEGRKVAAALLIEA; from the coding sequence TTGAAATTACATCAGGATTCGAGCGGCGCCCTCAATACCGTGACCGGTTACGGCGCCGGCTACGTCGAAATCAATCTGCAGCGTTACGAAGGCAGCATCATCGTGATGCCCGAAGGTCCCGTCATCCCCTGGCCCGTGTCGTCGTTCGACGCGCTCACGCTCGAGCATTTCGAGTACCTGATCGCGCCGGCGCCGGAAGTCGTCGTGTTCGGCAGCGGCTCGCGCCTGCGTTTTCCGCATCCGCGCCTGACGGCCGCGCTGGCGGCCAAGCGCATCGGCGTCGAGAGCATGGATTTCATGGCGGCCTGCCGGACTTACAACATCTTGATGGCCGAAGGCCGCAAGGTCGCTGCCGCGCTGCTGATCGAAGCATAA